The Acidobacteriota bacterium genome has a segment encoding these proteins:
- a CDS encoding type II secretion system F family protein, translating into MPYYLCRLASEDGRIESRSVLAVTAQECRQTFESEGLLVLSVRRDWNKLGNLGLTRRKIKDRDIILFNQELVAMLKAGYPLLKSLESIAGRIKSDHLREILNEVAGEVRKGKVLSEAFLPYEKIFSPVYTASLMAGEKGGNLPASIGRYIQYTRMVSQTRSRVKSAMTYPTILIVFAFILMGLLMNFVIPKFAEFYSSYQAELPGITRLIMAVATALSRSWYVIAAVVVAAIAGLARLRRRPDFRERFDRFKLRLPFGKGIWRESGVSLFSRTLGLLLEAGIPLLGSVGIAIQAIPNAWMVRQLRGVPDHIKNGEGLSDSVAQAGAFPDLALDMVRIGESSANLPGMLGDMADFYDDRVRGKIETLVTLIEPVVIIGMGLVVATMLLSVYVPIFNIIRVAR; encoded by the coding sequence ATGCCGTACTACCTCTGCCGCCTGGCCAGCGAGGATGGCCGCATCGAGAGCCGGTCCGTGCTGGCCGTGACCGCCCAGGAATGCCGTCAAACGTTCGAATCCGAGGGACTGCTGGTCCTTTCGGTCCGCCGGGACTGGAACAAGCTCGGCAACCTGGGCCTGACCCGTCGCAAGATCAAGGACCGGGACATCATCCTCTTCAACCAGGAGCTTGTGGCCATGCTCAAGGCGGGCTATCCGCTCCTCAAGAGCCTCGAATCCATCGCCGGCCGGATCAAGAGCGACCACCTCCGGGAGATCCTGAACGAGGTCGCCGGCGAGGTCCGCAAGGGCAAGGTCCTGTCCGAGGCGTTCCTGCCCTACGAGAAGATCTTCTCCCCGGTCTACACGGCCAGCCTGATGGCCGGCGAGAAGGGCGGCAACCTGCCGGCCTCGATCGGCCGCTACATCCAGTACACCAGGATGGTCAGCCAGACCCGGTCCCGGGTCAAGTCGGCCATGACCTATCCGACCATCCTCATCGTCTTCGCCTTCATCCTGATGGGCCTGCTGATGAACTTCGTCATCCCCAAGTTCGCGGAATTCTACAGCAGCTACCAGGCCGAGCTGCCCGGCATCACGCGCCTCATCATGGCCGTAGCCACGGCCCTGAGCCGGTCCTGGTACGTCATCGCGGCCGTGGTCGTGGCGGCGATCGCGGGGCTGGCCCGGCTGCGGCGTCGGCCCGATTTCCGCGAACGGTTCGACCGCTTCAAGCTGCGCCTGCCGTTCGGCAAGGGGATCTGGCGCGAGTCCGGGGTCAGCCTGTTCAGCCGGACCCTGGGCCTGCTCCTCGAGGCCGGCATCCCCCTGCTGGGATCGGTCGGCATCGCCATCCAGGCCATCCCCAACGCCTGGATGGTCCGGCAGCTTCGCGGCGTCCCCGACCATATCAAGAACGGCGAGGGCCTGTCCGACTCCGTGGCCCAGGCCGGCGCCTTCCCGGACCTGGCCCTGGACATGGTCCGCATCGGCGAGAGCTCGGCCAACCTGCCGGGCATGCTCGGCGACATGGCCGATTTCTACGACGACCGGGTTCGTGGTAAAATCGAGACGCTGGTCACCCTGATCGAGCCGGTGGTCATAATCGGCATGGGGCTGGTTGTGGCGACGATGCTCCTGTCGGTCTACGTGCCCATCTTCAATATCATCCGGGTCGCCCGGTGA
- a CDS encoding GspMb/PilO family protein — protein MNALFDMLDDRERRTLARLGLAAVLALAVLLVLFVRVRGGLVRERAASFRLNETAQRTFQARDKAKAEWARWEDAGRDLAELRASLFYEEGAGFPALRRDLERIFAEAGTSITDLNYAYSDMEKEQVRKTLITFTYSGTYAGLKKLLAVLESFPKFLVIEKLEFPRTGSGGERLNAKLTVAGYYGI, from the coding sequence ATGAACGCCCTCTTTGACATGCTCGACGACAGGGAGCGCCGGACGCTCGCCCGGCTCGGTCTGGCCGCGGTCCTGGCCCTGGCCGTCCTGCTCGTCCTTTTCGTCCGTGTCCGGGGCGGCCTCGTCCGGGAGCGGGCGGCCTCGTTCCGCCTGAACGAGACGGCCCAGCGGACCTTCCAGGCCCGCGACAAGGCCAAGGCCGAATGGGCGCGCTGGGAGGACGCCGGGCGCGACCTGGCCGAGCTCCGGGCCAGCCTCTTCTACGAGGAGGGCGCCGGGTTCCCGGCCCTGCGCCGGGACCTAGAGCGCATCTTCGCCGAAGCCGGGACCTCCATCACCGACCTCAACTACGCGTATTCCGACATGGAGAAGGAGCAGGTCCGCAAGACGCTCATCACCTTCACCTACTCGGGGACCTACGCCGGGCTGAAAAAGCTCCTGGCCGTCCTGGAGTCCTTCCCCAAGTTCCTGGTCATCGAGAAGCTCGAGTTCCCGAGGACCGGATCGGGCGGCGAACGGCTGAACGCCAAACTGACGGTGGCGGGATATTATGGCATCTAG
- a CDS encoding nucleoside-triphosphatase, whose translation MILVLTGPVHGGKTTLLAGCLASWRARGLACDGFLSPAAAGGAGTGYDLLEIGTGRRRPYLRRDVEAGAERVGPYIFVPEALERARAILRDARPQGLLVVDEAGPLELAGGGLWAALRGALAVRSGSSLLVIREDILDDFAALLARPVSAVVDVRDPAARASLERRLFGAAQTT comes from the coding sequence ATGATCCTCGTTCTGACCGGGCCCGTCCACGGGGGCAAAACGACCTTGCTCGCAGGCTGTCTCGCGTCCTGGCGGGCGCGGGGCCTGGCCTGCGACGGGTTCCTCAGCCCGGCGGCAGCCGGAGGCGCGGGGACCGGCTACGATCTTCTCGAGATCGGCACGGGCCGGCGCCGGCCCTACCTGCGCCGGGACGTGGAAGCCGGGGCCGAACGCGTCGGTCCTTACATCTTCGTCCCGGAGGCGCTCGAACGGGCCCGGGCGATCCTCCGCGACGCCCGTCCCCAAGGCCTCCTGGTCGTCGACGAGGCGGGTCCCCTGGAGCTCGCGGGCGGCGGCCTGTGGGCGGCCCTGCGCGGCGCGCTCGCCGTCCGGAGCGGGAGTTCCCTCCTGGTCATCCGCGAGGACATCCTCGACGACTTCGCCGCCCTCCTGGCCCGCCCGGTTTCGGCGGTCGTCGACGTCCGGGACCCGGCCGCCCGGGCCAGCCTGGAACGCCGTCTATTCGGAGCCGCTCAGACCACATGA
- a CDS encoding aldehyde ferredoxin oxidoreductase family protein, translating to MSDYPISGYFGRVLVADLSRGEVRTEPLDPATALDYLGGRGLATRLLYDTIDPACEPLGPDNAFVIASSPLVGTSAPTAGRGHMVFKSPLTGVIGTSNSGGTWGAAFKAAGWDALVVTGAAAFPVMIDIAPGRAEIRPADDLWGKTIHETNDLLAAASEPGRPARVLCIGPAGENLVRFAVVANDRNRVYGRCGAGAVWGGKKLKAVRVRGREKIAVADKEKFQSGLDQGLYLMKQAPVTKRLMRDLGTAGLVELINLIAMLPHRNFQDCTHRDEDVDRVSGETLAKTLLEKAGSCYLCPIGCQRHTRVAGRDGREERGEGPEYETMVLMGPLCGIYDMAAITRANYRANELGLDTMSYGGTVACAMELAGLGLIDPGETGGIDLSFGGAEALEALVGMTARREGIGAALAEGAYRLAAGRGRPDLAMTVKKLELPAYDPRASYTQALGYMTSPSGACHLRGGYAVSLAFFGGAKEIPRFSLLQSPIAIRNMQNLGILQDSLGVCRFTGYAFSADPWARMVSGVTGRDFSVARLEEIENRVAALERQFNIEAGATADDDALPDRFADAPIVIEGRERRVSRDDQERMKRDYYDVRGWDRDGRPTPGLLRALRIEESRR from the coding sequence ATGTCCGACTATCCTATCTCCGGCTACTTCGGCCGGGTCCTCGTCGCCGACCTCAGCCGCGGCGAGGTCCGGACCGAGCCGCTCGACCCGGCCACGGCCCTGGACTATCTCGGCGGCCGGGGCCTGGCGACCCGGCTCCTCTACGACACGATCGACCCGGCCTGCGAGCCGCTGGGGCCGGACAACGCCTTCGTCATCGCCTCCTCGCCGCTCGTCGGCACGAGCGCCCCGACCGCCGGCCGGGGCCACATGGTCTTCAAGTCGCCGCTCACGGGCGTCATCGGCACGTCCAATTCCGGCGGGACCTGGGGCGCGGCCTTCAAGGCGGCCGGCTGGGACGCCCTGGTCGTCACGGGCGCCGCGGCTTTCCCGGTGATGATCGACATCGCCCCGGGCCGGGCTGAGATCCGGCCCGCGGACGACCTGTGGGGCAAGACGATCCACGAGACGAACGACCTCCTGGCCGCGGCCTCCGAGCCGGGGCGGCCGGCCCGCGTCCTCTGCATCGGTCCGGCGGGGGAGAACCTGGTCCGCTTCGCCGTCGTGGCCAACGACCGCAACCGCGTCTACGGCCGGTGCGGGGCGGGCGCCGTCTGGGGCGGCAAGAAGCTCAAGGCCGTCCGCGTCCGGGGGCGGGAGAAGATCGCCGTCGCCGACAAGGAGAAGTTCCAGTCCGGCCTGGACCAGGGCCTTTACCTCATGAAGCAGGCCCCGGTCACCAAGCGCCTCATGCGCGACCTGGGCACGGCCGGGCTGGTCGAGCTGATCAACCTCATCGCCATGCTGCCGCACCGGAACTTCCAGGACTGCACCCACCGCGACGAGGACGTCGATCGCGTCTCCGGGGAGACCCTGGCCAAGACCCTGCTCGAGAAGGCCGGCTCCTGCTACCTTTGCCCGATCGGCTGCCAGCGTCACACCCGCGTCGCCGGCCGCGACGGGCGCGAGGAGCGCGGCGAAGGGCCGGAGTACGAGACGATGGTCCTGATGGGCCCGCTCTGCGGCATCTACGACATGGCCGCCATCACCCGGGCCAACTACCGGGCCAACGAGCTCGGCCTGGACACCATGAGCTACGGCGGCACGGTGGCCTGCGCCATGGAGCTGGCCGGGCTCGGGCTCATCGACCCCGGCGAGACGGGAGGGATCGACCTTTCGTTCGGCGGCGCCGAGGCCCTCGAGGCGCTGGTCGGGATGACGGCCCGGCGCGAGGGGATCGGCGCGGCCCTGGCCGAAGGGGCCTACCGCCTGGCCGCCGGCCGCGGCCGTCCGGACCTGGCCATGACCGTCAAGAAGCTGGAGCTCCCGGCCTACGACCCGCGGGCCTCCTACACCCAGGCCCTCGGCTACATGACCTCGCCGTCCGGGGCCTGCCATCTCCGCGGCGGCTACGCCGTGTCGCTGGCCTTTTTCGGCGGGGCCAAGGAGATCCCGCGCTTCAGCCTGCTCCAGTCGCCCATCGCCATCCGCAACATGCAGAACCTCGGCATCCTCCAGGACAGCCTGGGAGTCTGCCGCTTCACCGGCTACGCCTTCTCGGCCGACCCCTGGGCCCGGATGGTCAGCGGCGTCACCGGCCGCGACTTCTCCGTGGCCCGGCTCGAGGAGATCGAGAACCGCGTGGCCGCGCTCGAGCGGCAGTTCAACATCGAGGCCGGCGCGACCGCGGACGACGACGCCCTGCCGGACCGCTTCGCCGACGCGCCCATCGTCATCGAGGGCCGGGAGCGCCGCGTCAGCCGGGACGACCAGGAGCGGATGAAGAGGGATTATTACGACGTCCGCGGCTGGGACCGGGACGGCCGTCCGACGCCCGGGCTCCTGCGGGCCCTGCGGATCGAGGAGAGCCGGCGATGA
- a CDS encoding class II aldolase/adducin family protein, producing MSGSKWQAAGDLFREFQALGRASLAYDIQDSHSGNMAVRRTGADGRDEIVITATGSQKGDLEPSQICFLSATETDYGYYKASSETDIHARILALPGVRASMHAHLKDLVMATLDDAPKPEKPPDFVPVDPLARHCLGPAIPVDWFAVPSGSPELTRTIPERLADHPLTVIFGHGAMAKGRSLREAFFRLCVGNYAGAVVRNLQRIRVDVDAIRRAMAADPAGTLAAPPPDYEIEGDDRSDFREEEEILREFVKAGHRIFESRLSPFHTGSMSVRGVASMLYAPKASMPRDVGGPLLSVPLAAGLGDDAEIALHKAIYAASDFQSVMHCHVAEAEASAYFAYPGENAPADRIIPIDAEGSFLYLVIPVLPPDVSAAALIRALHDYKVAVVRGGGVWAVGAQSLSEVLHHPSSLREICHYRIGAVERGLDLRRMEPAKAKRW from the coding sequence ATGAGCGGATCCAAGTGGCAGGCGGCGGGCGATCTTTTCCGGGAGTTCCAGGCCCTCGGCCGGGCCTCGCTCGCCTATGACATCCAGGACAGCCACAGCGGCAACATGGCCGTCCGCCGGACCGGCGCGGACGGCCGGGACGAGATCGTCATCACGGCCACCGGCTCGCAGAAGGGCGACCTCGAGCCGAGCCAGATCTGCTTCCTCTCGGCCACGGAGACCGACTACGGCTACTACAAGGCCTCCTCGGAGACCGATATCCACGCCCGCATCCTGGCCCTGCCGGGCGTCCGGGCCTCGATGCACGCCCATCTCAAGGACCTGGTCATGGCCACGCTCGACGACGCCCCCAAGCCGGAAAAGCCGCCGGACTTCGTCCCGGTCGACCCCCTGGCCCGCCACTGCCTTGGCCCGGCCATCCCCGTCGATTGGTTCGCCGTGCCCAGCGGCTCGCCCGAGCTGACCCGGACGATCCCCGAGCGGCTGGCCGACCATCCGCTGACCGTCATCTTCGGCCACGGGGCCATGGCCAAGGGCCGGAGCCTGCGCGAGGCCTTCTTCCGGCTCTGTGTCGGCAACTACGCCGGGGCCGTGGTCCGGAACCTACAGAGGATCCGTGTCGATGTCGACGCTATCCGCCGGGCCATGGCCGCCGATCCCGCCGGGACCCTGGCCGCGCCGCCGCCGGACTACGAGATCGAGGGCGACGACCGCTCGGACTTCCGCGAGGAGGAGGAGATCCTGCGGGAGTTCGTCAAGGCCGGCCATCGCATCTTCGAATCGCGGCTCTCGCCCTTCCACACGGGCTCGATGTCGGTCCGCGGCGTGGCCTCCATGCTCTACGCCCCCAAGGCCTCGATGCCGCGCGACGTCGGCGGCCCGCTCCTGAGCGTCCCCTTGGCCGCCGGCTTGGGCGACGACGCGGAGATCGCGCTCCACAAGGCCATCTACGCCGCGAGCGACTTCCAATCGGTCATGCACTGCCATGTCGCCGAGGCCGAAGCCTCGGCCTACTTCGCCTATCCCGGCGAGAATGCGCCGGCCGACCGCATCATCCCCATCGACGCCGAGGGCTCGTTCCTCTATCTCGTCATCCCCGTCCTGCCGCCGGACGTCTCCGCCGCCGCGCTCATCCGCGCCCTCCACGACTACAAGGTCGCCGTGGTCCGGGGCGGCGGCGTCTGGGCGGTCGGAGCCCAGTCGCTCTCGGAGGTCCTCCACCACCCGTCGTCGCTCCGCGAGATCTGCCATTACCGGATCGGGGCCGTCGAGCGCGGCCTGGACCTCAGGCGCATGGAGCCGGCCAAGGCCAAGCGCTGGTAA
- a CDS encoding GspE/PulE family protein, with amino-acid sequence MSKDRTDAGTDRDVRALAERYRVPYIDLEAEHLDRDLIQSFPVEFIHRLSFVPLGEEDGVMKIAVCDPSDLASIDAIEAFLGRKVRVFAASKRAILEALRKSETAMQVLRDATEGFVTQVVERDSGEEEDVISIEKLADQDGSIIKLVNTIIFTAVQKRASDIHIESKDEDVKIKFRIDGVLGEAMEAIDKKFQSPIISRIKVMSDLDIAERRVPQDGRFRLKIKDKTIDFRVSIMPCIYGEDAVIRILDKEMITQAIRELRLDVLGFSDEILKKFRKYIAQPYGMVLVTGPTGSGKTTSLYAALTEIKSPEDKIVTIEDPVEYQIDGITQIPVNEKKGLTFARGLRSILRHDPDKIMVGEIRDPETAQIAIQSALTGHLVFTTVHANNVFDVIGRFLHMQVDPYSFISALNCILAQRLVRVLCPLCKVPVRYGAAALAESGLDPARHASTVFYEPKGCSECNFTGYQGRTAIAEILELSDPIRELVLEKRPLSEVKKRARAEGMVFLRQVGLDKVLAGVTSLKDLNKVTFVE; translated from the coding sequence GTGAGCAAGGATCGAACGGACGCCGGGACCGACCGGGACGTGCGGGCCCTGGCCGAGCGTTACCGCGTTCCCTACATCGACCTCGAGGCCGAGCACCTCGACCGGGACCTCATCCAGTCCTTCCCCGTAGAGTTCATCCACCGCCTCTCGTTCGTGCCCCTGGGCGAGGAGGACGGGGTCATGAAGATCGCCGTTTGCGACCCGTCGGACCTGGCCTCGATCGACGCCATCGAAGCCTTCCTCGGGCGGAAGGTCCGGGTCTTCGCGGCCTCGAAGCGGGCCATCCTCGAGGCCCTGCGCAAGAGCGAGACGGCCATGCAGGTCCTCCGCGACGCGACCGAGGGCTTCGTCACCCAGGTCGTCGAGCGCGACAGCGGCGAGGAAGAGGACGTCATCTCCATCGAGAAGCTGGCCGACCAGGACGGCTCGATCATCAAGCTCGTCAACACGATCATCTTCACCGCCGTCCAGAAGCGGGCCAGCGACATCCACATCGAGTCCAAGGACGAGGACGTCAAGATCAAGTTCCGCATCGACGGCGTCCTGGGCGAGGCCATGGAGGCGATCGACAAGAAGTTCCAGTCGCCGATCATCTCCCGGATCAAGGTCATGTCCGACCTCGACATCGCCGAGCGCCGGGTCCCCCAGGACGGCCGCTTCCGGCTGAAGATCAAGGACAAGACCATCGACTTCCGGGTCTCCATCATGCCCTGCATCTACGGCGAGGACGCGGTCATCCGCATCCTGGACAAGGAGATGATCACCCAGGCCATCCGCGAGCTGCGCCTGGACGTCCTGGGCTTCTCCGACGAGATCCTGAAGAAGTTCCGCAAGTACATCGCCCAGCCCTACGGCATGGTCCTCGTCACCGGCCCGACCGGCAGCGGCAAGACGACGTCCCTCTACGCCGCCCTGACCGAGATCAAGTCGCCCGAGGACAAGATCGTGACCATCGAGGACCCGGTCGAGTACCAGATCGACGGCATCACCCAGATCCCGGTCAACGAGAAGAAAGGGCTGACCTTCGCCCGCGGCCTGAGATCCATCCTCCGCCACGATCCGGACAAGATCATGGTCGGCGAGATCCGCGACCCGGAGACGGCCCAGATCGCCATCCAGTCGGCCCTGACCGGCCACCTCGTCTTCACCACCGTCCACGCCAACAACGTCTTCGACGTCATCGGGCGGTTCCTGCACATGCAGGTCGACCCCTACAGCTTCATCTCGGCCCTCAACTGCATCCTGGCCCAGCGGCTGGTGCGCGTCCTCTGCCCGCTCTGCAAGGTCCCGGTCCGCTACGGCGCGGCCGCCCTGGCCGAGTCGGGCCTCGACCCGGCGCGCCACGCCTCCACGGTCTTCTACGAGCCGAAGGGCTGCTCCGAGTGCAACTTCACCGGCTACCAGGGCCGGACGGCCATCGCCGAGATCCTCGAGCTGTCCGATCCCATCCGCGAGCTCGTCCTCGAGAAGCGGCCCCTGTCGGAGGTCAAGAAGCGGGCCAGGGCGGAGGGCATGGTCTTCCTGCGCCAGGTCGGCCTGGACAAGGTCCTGGCCGGCGTGACCAGCCTCAAGGACCTGAACAAAGTCACCTTCGTGGAGTGA
- a CDS encoding MoaD/ThiS family protein codes for MTLKIKFFAYFRDLFGARERGLVLDEAATVGDVLEVLTDTQARRAEIFAGAELKPHLVVLINGAPPSRGLSTPLADGDTLAIFPMLGGG; via the coding sequence ATGACCCTCAAGATCAAGTTCTTCGCCTATTTCCGAGACCTCTTCGGCGCCCGCGAGCGGGGCCTCGTCCTCGACGAGGCCGCCACGGTCGGCGACGTCCTGGAAGTCTTGACCGACACGCAGGCCCGCCGGGCCGAGATCTTCGCCGGGGCCGAGCTCAAGCCGCACCTGGTCGTCCTGATCAACGGCGCGCCCCCCTCGCGCGGCCTGTCGACGCCGCTCGCCGACGGCGACACGCTGGCGATCTTCCCCATGCTCGGCGGGGGGTGA
- a CDS encoding secretin N-terminal domain-containing protein, which yields MKRNAIVPIMILLLAAGACQTLSLDYRQGVKAEINQNYEEAVRQYQKAALDHPNDATYRIALFRARNAASLFYLQAARTLVEQNKKKEAELNYQKALFFDPKNYRAGAELKALLAPPEKAARNGEKLEGPVRLKGAGQPLDLSFRNEVSLRSIFQTLGRVAGVNFLYDDTFRDTNLAIDLTGKDLQQAVNFLCVASKNFSRVIDERTVIIVPDNVQKRMQYELNAIKTFYLSNIDANDVQMRLTQMVKTMYKVPSVQVDKNLNSVTIRDTPQAVALAEKLLRQWDKPKAEVLIDVEIMEVDRVREKNYGIDLTSGNLALQFVPGTADSKGYFPIKNADGTMINFGDLANYQMTVPTALANIIAADSDTKIIAQPKIRGLAGEKIEYVVGQKVPFVNSQFAAYAAGGVSNVPIVNYTMTDIGITIKMTPKVHLEGEVTLEIEIAISSIAGTGTADIPIIANREVKNTVRLRDGETNLLAGLLRDEERVSVGGISWLKDIPLLGNLFAATKKEIQQTDVVLTITPHIIRELAVSEEDAKPLWVDPDNLSGVTGGISGVAASNPREAAAAAREEPAEPEDKGASGVYLSPASFEAPREREFRMNVELSSDQEIGNASLVLTFDPRILKLKDVLEGGGLRQLGENVPFLKSISGGTCTIGFSSPPGGRGFKGRGVLAVLVFTSVSQGQASLGFASASAGSPMGQAIVLETGEATVNIR from the coding sequence ATGAAGCGAAACGCCATCGTCCCGATCATGATCCTCCTCCTTGCGGCCGGCGCCTGCCAGACGCTCAGCCTCGACTACCGGCAGGGCGTCAAGGCCGAGATCAACCAGAACTACGAGGAGGCCGTCCGCCAGTACCAGAAGGCGGCCCTCGATCATCCGAACGACGCGACCTACCGGATCGCCCTCTTCCGGGCCCGGAACGCGGCCAGCCTCTTCTACCTCCAGGCCGCCCGGACCCTCGTCGAGCAGAACAAGAAGAAGGAAGCCGAGCTCAACTACCAGAAGGCCCTGTTCTTCGACCCGAAGAACTACCGGGCGGGGGCCGAGCTGAAGGCCCTGCTGGCCCCGCCGGAGAAGGCGGCCAGGAACGGCGAGAAGCTCGAGGGCCCGGTCCGGCTCAAGGGGGCCGGCCAGCCGCTCGACCTGAGCTTCCGCAACGAGGTCTCGCTGCGCTCGATCTTCCAGACCCTGGGGCGCGTGGCCGGCGTGAACTTCCTCTATGACGACACCTTCCGCGACACCAACCTGGCCATCGACCTGACCGGCAAGGACCTCCAGCAGGCCGTCAACTTCCTCTGCGTCGCCAGCAAGAATTTCTCGCGGGTCATCGACGAGCGGACGGTCATCATCGTCCCGGACAACGTCCAGAAGCGGATGCAGTACGAGCTGAACGCCATCAAGACGTTCTACCTGTCGAACATCGACGCGAACGACGTCCAGATGCGCCTGACTCAGATGGTCAAGACGATGTACAAGGTCCCGTCCGTCCAGGTCGACAAGAACCTCAACTCGGTCACTATCCGGGACACGCCGCAGGCCGTGGCCCTGGCCGAGAAGCTGCTCCGCCAGTGGGACAAGCCCAAGGCCGAGGTCCTGATCGACGTCGAGATAATGGAGGTCGACCGGGTCCGGGAGAAGAACTACGGCATCGACCTCACCAGCGGCAACCTGGCCCTTCAGTTCGTGCCCGGCACGGCCGACTCCAAGGGCTATTTCCCGATCAAGAACGCCGACGGGACCATGATCAACTTCGGCGACCTGGCCAACTACCAGATGACCGTGCCCACGGCCCTGGCCAACATCATCGCCGCCGATTCGGACACCAAGATCATCGCCCAGCCGAAGATCCGCGGCTTGGCCGGGGAGAAGATCGAGTACGTCGTCGGGCAGAAAGTGCCCTTCGTCAATTCCCAGTTCGCGGCCTACGCCGCCGGCGGCGTCTCGAACGTGCCCATCGTCAACTACACCATGACGGACATCGGCATCACCATCAAGATGACGCCCAAGGTCCACCTGGAAGGGGAGGTCACCCTGGAGATCGAGATCGCGATCTCCTCGATCGCCGGGACGGGGACGGCCGACATCCCGATCATCGCCAACCGCGAGGTCAAGAACACGGTCCGGCTCAGGGACGGCGAGACGAACCTGCTGGCCGGCCTGCTCCGGGACGAGGAGCGGGTCTCGGTCGGCGGCATCTCCTGGCTCAAGGACATCCCCCTGCTGGGCAACCTCTTCGCCGCGACCAAGAAGGAGATCCAGCAGACCGACGTCGTCCTGACCATCACCCCGCACATCATCCGCGAGCTCGCCGTCTCCGAGGAAGACGCCAAGCCCCTCTGGGTCGATCCCGACAACCTCTCCGGCGTCACCGGCGGGATCTCGGGCGTCGCCGCGTCCAATCCGCGCGAGGCGGCCGCGGCGGCCCGGGAAGAGCCGGCCGAGCCCGAGGACAAGGGCGCGAGCGGCGTCTACCTCTCGCCGGCCAGCTTCGAGGCCCCGCGCGAGCGGGAGTTCCGGATGAACGTCGAGCTCTCGAGCGACCAGGAGATCGGCAACGCCTCCCTGGTGCTGACGTTCGACCCGCGCATCCTCAAGCTCAAGGACGTCCTCGAGGGGGGCGGCCTGCGCCAGCTCGGCGAGAACGTTCCCTTCCTCAAGAGCATCAGCGGCGGGACCTGCACGATCGGCTTCTCCAGCCCTCCCGGCGGCCGCGGCTTCAAGGGCCGGGGCGTCCTGGCGGTGCTCGTGTTCACCTCGGTCAGCCAGGGCCAGGCCTCGCTGGGGTTCGCCAGCGCCTCGGCCGGGAGCCCCATGGGCCAGGCCATCGTCCTGGAGACCGGCGAGGCCACCGTCAACATCCGCTAG
- a CDS encoding HD domain-containing phosphohydrolase — translation MAAFGPRKLRTLMLLLFGLLMAACVALSQILYGRRGATLVAGLAIFVLGVGLVALISGRITRPIVQLTRTAERLAGGDLRQRARVFGRDETGVLARTFNGMLDGLEKTIRDLESRNRSLGDEASRLAAQMEKDDAERVRIERELRLARVEIDHLVDKRTAELARANDELHGKVLETRRSEDYLQNSLDRLERSLEGTFRAMSMTLELRDPYMAGHQHRVAGLAVAIAQEISLPCEKIEGLHMAGIIHDIGKIAAPAEIMAKPGRLTKSEFQLIKDHPRVGFEMIKDIALPWPVAHIILQHHERLDGSGYPEGLAGDAILPEARILAVADVVEAVCSLRPYRPALGIEKALEEIRKGRGIRYDTRVVDACIRLFREGRFSFKKETEAPIWQ, via the coding sequence TTGGCCGCCTTCGGGCCCCGCAAGCTGCGGACGCTGATGCTCCTCCTCTTCGGCCTGCTCATGGCGGCCTGCGTCGCCCTGTCCCAGATCCTGTACGGCCGGCGCGGCGCGACCCTCGTGGCCGGCCTGGCCATCTTCGTCCTCGGCGTCGGCCTGGTCGCCCTGATCAGCGGCCGGATCACCCGGCCCATCGTCCAGCTGACCCGGACGGCCGAGCGGCTGGCCGGAGGGGACCTCAGGCAGCGCGCCCGCGTCTTCGGCCGGGACGAGACCGGCGTGCTGGCCCGAACGTTCAACGGCATGCTCGACGGCCTGGAGAAGACCATCCGTGACCTTGAGAGCCGCAACCGTTCGCTCGGGGACGAAGCCTCCAGGCTGGCCGCCCAGATGGAGAAGGACGACGCGGAACGGGTCCGCATCGAGCGGGAGCTGCGGCTGGCCAGGGTCGAGATCGACCATCTCGTCGACAAGCGGACCGCGGAGCTGGCCCGGGCCAACGACGAGCTCCACGGCAAGGTCCTCGAGACGCGCCGTTCGGAGGACTACCTCCAGAATTCGCTCGACCGCCTGGAGCGGTCCCTGGAGGGGACCTTCCGGGCCATGTCCATGACCCTCGAGCTCCGGGATCCCTACATGGCCGGGCACCAGCACCGTGTCGCCGGCCTGGCCGTGGCCATCGCCCAGGAGATCAGCCTGCCCTGCGAGAAGATCGAGGGCCTGCACATGGCCGGCATCATCCACGACATAGGCAAGATCGCCGCGCCGGCGGAGATCATGGCCAAGCCCGGCCGCCTGACCAAGTCCGAGTTCCAGCTGATCAAGGACCATCCCCGGGTCGGCTTCGAGATGATCAAGGACATCGCTCTGCCCTGGCCCGTGGCCCACATCATCCTCCAGCACCATGAGCGGCTGGACGGGTCCGGCTATCCCGAGGGGCTCGCCGGCGACGCTATCCTGCCCGAAGCCCGCATCCTGGCTGTCGCCGACGTCGTCGAGGCCGTCTGTTCGCTGCGGCCCTACCGGCCGGCGCTGGGGATCGAGAAGGCACTCGAGGAGATCCGCAAGGGCCGGGGGATCCGCTACGACACCCGCGTCGTCGATGCCTGCATCCGCCTCTTCCGCGAGGGCCGCTTCTCCTTCAAGAAGGAGACCGAGGCCCCGATCTGGCAATAG